A window from Streptomyces sp. NBC_00335 encodes these proteins:
- the purL gene encoding phosphoribosylformylglycinamidine synthase subunit PurL encodes MSLDTVKNATETPDASQPWKELGLKEDEYARIREILERRPTGAELAMYSVMWSEHCSYKSSKVHLKQFGEKVPQNDAMLVGIGENAGVVDVGQGYAVTFKVESHNHPSYIEPYQGAATGIGGIVRDILAMGARPVAVVDPLRFGAADHPDTKRVLPGVVAGIGGYGNCLGLPNIGGEVVFDACYQGNPLVNAGCIGVMKHEDIHLAKASGPGNKVILYGARTGGDGIGGVSVLASETFDDTKPTKRPAVQVGDPFQEKLLIECTLEIFKEKLVAGIQDLGGAGLSCATSELASAGSGGMRVDLDTVPLRDATLSPEEILMSESQERMCAIVEPQYVDRFMEICEKWDVIATVIGEVTDGERLEIFWHGEQIVDVPPGTVAHEGPVYNRPYARPSWQDALQADDAGKLPRPQTGEELRAQVLALVSSPNQASKSWITDQYDRFVQGNTVLSQPEDAGMVRIDEETNLGVAMSTDGNGRYAKLDPYTGAQLALAESYRNVAATGAKPLAISDCLNFGSPEDPDVMWQFAEACRGLADGCLELGTPVTGGNVSLYNQTGDIAIHPTPVVAVLGVIDDVNRRTPMAFAEAGQLLYLLGDTAEEFGGSAWSEVVHQHLGGMPPKVDLGREKLLAEILISASRDGMIDAAHDLSDGGVIQALTESCLRGGNGARIVVPEPLDAFTFLFSESAGRAIVAVPRSEELRFTDMCGARGLPATRIGVVDGEEIEIQGEFTLPLAELRTAHEGTIPALLA; translated from the coding sequence ATGAGCCTCGACACCGTCAAGAACGCCACCGAGACCCCGGACGCCTCCCAGCCCTGGAAGGAACTCGGCCTCAAGGAGGACGAGTACGCCCGGATCCGCGAGATCCTGGAGCGCCGTCCCACCGGCGCCGAGCTCGCCATGTACTCCGTCATGTGGTCCGAGCACTGCTCGTACAAGAGCAGCAAGGTCCACCTGAAGCAGTTCGGCGAGAAGGTCCCGCAGAACGACGCCATGCTCGTCGGGATCGGCGAGAACGCCGGAGTCGTCGACGTCGGCCAGGGTTACGCGGTCACCTTCAAGGTCGAGTCGCACAACCACCCGAGCTACATCGAGCCCTACCAGGGCGCGGCCACCGGCATCGGCGGCATCGTCCGCGACATCCTCGCCATGGGCGCCCGCCCGGTCGCCGTCGTCGACCCGCTGCGCTTCGGCGCGGCCGACCACCCCGACACCAAGCGCGTCCTGCCGGGCGTGGTCGCGGGCATCGGCGGCTACGGCAACTGCCTCGGCCTGCCGAACATCGGCGGCGAGGTCGTCTTCGACGCCTGCTACCAGGGCAACCCCCTCGTGAACGCCGGCTGCATCGGCGTCATGAAGCACGAGGACATCCACCTCGCCAAGGCCTCCGGCCCGGGCAACAAGGTCATCCTCTACGGCGCCCGCACGGGCGGCGACGGCATCGGCGGAGTCTCCGTCCTCGCCTCGGAGACCTTCGACGACACGAAGCCGACCAAGCGTCCGGCGGTCCAGGTCGGCGACCCCTTCCAGGAGAAGCTCCTCATCGAGTGCACCCTGGAGATCTTCAAGGAGAAGCTGGTCGCGGGCATCCAGGACCTCGGCGGCGCCGGGCTCTCCTGCGCCACGAGCGAGCTGGCCTCCGCCGGTTCCGGCGGCATGCGCGTGGACCTCGACACCGTTCCGCTGCGCGACGCGACGCTCTCGCCCGAGGAAATCCTCATGAGCGAGTCGCAGGAGCGCATGTGCGCGATCGTCGAGCCGCAGTACGTGGACCGCTTCATGGAGATCTGCGAGAAGTGGGACGTCATCGCCACCGTCATCGGTGAGGTGACCGACGGCGAGCGCCTGGAGATCTTCTGGCACGGCGAGCAGATCGTGGACGTGCCCCCGGGCACCGTCGCCCACGAGGGTCCCGTCTACAACCGCCCGTACGCGCGCCCCTCCTGGCAGGACGCGCTGCAGGCGGACGACGCCGGCAAGCTGCCCCGCCCGCAGACCGGCGAGGAGCTGCGCGCGCAGGTCCTAGCCCTGGTCTCGTCACCGAACCAGGCCTCGAAGTCCTGGATCACCGACCAGTACGACCGCTTCGTCCAGGGCAACACGGTGCTCTCGCAGCCCGAGGACGCCGGCATGGTCCGCATCGACGAGGAGACCAACCTCGGCGTCGCCATGTCCACCGACGGCAACGGCCGCTACGCGAAGCTCGACCCCTACACGGGCGCGCAGCTCGCGCTGGCCGAGTCCTACCGCAACGTGGCCGCGACCGGCGCCAAGCCCCTCGCGATCTCCGACTGCCTGAACTTCGGCTCCCCCGAGGACCCGGACGTCATGTGGCAGTTCGCCGAGGCCTGCCGCGGTCTCGCGGACGGCTGCCTGGAGCTGGGCACCCCGGTGACCGGCGGCAACGTCTCCCTCTACAACCAGACGGGCGACATCGCGATCCACCCGACCCCGGTCGTGGCGGTCCTCGGTGTGATCGACGACGTCAACCGCCGTACGCCGATGGCGTTCGCGGAGGCCGGCCAGCTGCTGTACCTGCTCGGCGACACCGCCGAGGAGTTCGGTGGTTCGGCCTGGTCCGAGGTGGTCCACCAGCACCTCGGCGGCATGCCGCCCAAGGTGGACCTGGGCCGCGAGAAGCTCCTCGCGGAGATCCTCATCTCGGCCTCGCGCGACGGCATGATCGACGCCGCGCACGACCTGTCCGACGGCGGCGTGATCCAGGCGCTCACCGAGTCCTGCCTGCGCGGCGGCAACGGTGCGCGGATCGTGGTGCCGGAGCCGCTGGACGCCTTCACCTTCCTGTTCTCCGAGTCCGCGGGCCGCGCCATCGTGGCCGTCCCGCGCAGCGAGGAGCTCCGCTTCACCGACATGTGCGGTGCGCGGGGCCTGCCGGCGACCCGGATCGGTGTGGTCGACGGCGAGGAGATCGAGATCCAGGGCGAGTTCACCCTCCCGCTGGCGGAGCTCCGTACCGCCCACGAGGGCACGATCCCGGCACTGCTCGCCTGA
- a CDS encoding maleylpyruvate isomerase family mycothiol-dependent enzyme, with translation MPPAKKKPRTYDHARTRAAVLAQFHHVRDAVRELEPEQLARPSGVGDWSVAELAAHIAWIADSLAGGLARPPAAVAELSAAEWPFATASLAGKIAEAAKETLEGAPLAELYDRAGARLAEALEANPGGRVLDLWIGAMTLADFLVTRTVELVVHTEDLRRATGLDIPLDRQALAACTRLLADALAIKAPGGAVEFRVPPFAVVQCVEGPRHTRGTPPNVVETDPLTWIRLATGRTSWAEALDGAQVRASGERADLSALLPLMS, from the coding sequence ATGCCGCCCGCCAAGAAGAAGCCGCGCACCTACGACCACGCCAGGACCCGCGCGGCCGTCCTCGCGCAGTTCCACCACGTCCGCGACGCCGTACGGGAGTTGGAGCCGGAGCAGCTCGCGCGCCCGAGCGGGGTCGGGGACTGGTCCGTCGCGGAGCTGGCCGCGCACATCGCGTGGATCGCCGACTCGCTGGCCGGCGGCCTCGCCCGGCCGCCCGCCGCCGTCGCCGAACTGTCCGCCGCCGAGTGGCCCTTCGCGACGGCCTCGCTCGCCGGGAAGATCGCCGAGGCCGCCAAGGAGACCCTGGAGGGCGCCCCGCTCGCCGAGCTCTACGACCGGGCCGGAGCCCGCCTCGCCGAGGCGCTCGAAGCGAACCCCGGCGGGCGCGTGCTCGACCTGTGGATCGGGGCCATGACCCTGGCCGACTTCCTGGTCACCCGCACCGTCGAGCTCGTCGTCCACACCGAGGACCTGCGCCGCGCCACCGGCCTGGACATCCCCCTGGACCGCCAGGCCCTGGCGGCCTGCACCCGGCTGCTCGCCGACGCCCTCGCGATCAAGGCTCCGGGCGGGGCGGTGGAGTTCCGCGTGCCGCCGTTCGCGGTGGTGCAGTGCGTCGAGGGGCCCCGGCACACCCGCGGCACCCCGCCGAACGTGGTGGAGACCGACCCGCTGACCTGGATCCGGCTCGCCACCGGCCGGACGAGCTGGGCCGAAGCGCTGGACGGGGCCCAGGTCAGGGCCAGCGGCGAGCGCGCCGACCTCTCGGCGCTGCTCCCCCTGATGAGCTGA
- a CDS encoding META domain-containing protein: MRTLPLLPAALVAVLALSATATACGDGGADPGTQPARGFSGSWSVESLTVDGAVLRAPAAARLSVERGKGYEAEASGNYGCNGFTAAVVFDSAATMTVSPGAHTDMACADLPFETAFAKLFRGSLTVEQGQEKITLKTSDGSTIALNSKPPAPAAPLVATQWTVDSLIKGETASSVPAGAEGRARFTVGADGTVSGNLGCNRFSASAAVEGNRLTVGPLITTRMACEGGPGEVERALTELFGGGPLDWKIQGDALTLTATGSGTAITAKAASAVE; the protein is encoded by the coding sequence ATGCGTACGCTGCCGCTCCTCCCCGCCGCCCTGGTCGCCGTACTCGCGCTGTCCGCCACCGCCACCGCCTGCGGTGACGGCGGCGCCGATCCGGGGACGCAACCCGCCCGCGGGTTCTCCGGATCCTGGTCGGTCGAGAGCCTGACCGTCGACGGCGCGGTGCTGCGCGCTCCCGCTGCCGCCCGGCTGTCCGTGGAGCGCGGCAAGGGCTACGAGGCCGAAGCCAGCGGAAACTACGGCTGCAACGGCTTCACGGCCGCGGTGGTCTTCGACTCGGCGGCCACCATGACCGTGTCGCCCGGCGCCCACACGGACATGGCCTGCGCCGACCTGCCGTTCGAGACGGCCTTCGCCAAGCTCTTCCGGGGCTCGCTGACCGTGGAACAGGGCCAGGAGAAGATCACGCTGAAGACCTCCGACGGGAGCACGATCGCCCTGAACTCGAAGCCTCCGGCCCCCGCGGCCCCGCTCGTCGCCACGCAGTGGACCGTGGATTCCCTGATCAAGGGGGAGACGGCCTCCTCGGTCCCGGCCGGCGCCGAGGGCCGGGCCCGCTTCACCGTGGGCGCGGACGGGACGGTGAGTGGCAACCTCGGCTGCAACCGGTTCAGCGCGAGCGCCGCCGTCGAGGGCAACCGGCTCACCGTCGGCCCCCTCATCACCACCCGGATGGCCTGCGAGGGCGGACCCGGAGAGGTCGAGCGGGCCCTCACGGAGCTGTTCGGCGGCGGCCCGCTCGACTGGAAGATCCAGGGCGACGCCCTCACCCTCACCGCGACCGGTTCGGGCACCGCCATCACCGCGAAGGCGGCCTCGGCCGTCGAGTGA
- a CDS encoding HIT family protein, with protein MSDAIPEPSEYVRGLPIGERIPFPADGIPFWEIFPYEGDLRIKVLEDPVLPEPPRGGEAGPDTCRSCARPDSSYLWTDEHWRLHAEHGALPAAVMLVPRGHHDLLDLPSERAAELGAMLQRVERAIRTLDGIARVHVNKWGDGGAHLHLFLMARPEGMLQLRGSCLPLWDDVLPKLPDEVWAESVRRIAGAMAKDGGTAHV; from the coding sequence ATGAGCGATGCGATACCCGAACCCAGTGAGTACGTACGTGGTTTGCCGATCGGCGAGCGGATCCCCTTCCCCGCCGACGGCATCCCGTTCTGGGAGATCTTCCCGTACGAGGGGGACCTGCGGATCAAGGTGCTGGAGGATCCCGTCCTGCCCGAGCCGCCCCGCGGCGGTGAGGCCGGGCCGGACACCTGCCGCTCCTGCGCCCGACCGGACTCCAGCTACCTCTGGACGGACGAGCACTGGCGGCTGCACGCGGAGCACGGCGCACTGCCGGCGGCGGTGATGCTGGTGCCGCGCGGCCACCACGACCTGCTGGACCTGCCGTCCGAGCGGGCGGCCGAGCTCGGCGCGATGCTCCAGCGGGTGGAGCGGGCGATCCGCACGCTGGACGGGATCGCCCGCGTCCATGTGAACAAGTGGGGGGACGGCGGCGCCCACCTGCACCTCTTCCTGATGGCCCGCCCCGAGGGGATGCTGCAGCTGCGGGGTTCCTGTCTGCCGCTGTGGGACGACGTGCTGCCGAAGCTCCCGGACGAGGTGTGGGCCGAGTCCGTGCGCCGGATCGCCGGGGCGATGGCGAAGGACGGCGGGACCGCGCACGTCTGA
- a CDS encoding sulfatase family protein, which translates to MTSYEPNLSRRAFGGAVGVTAAAAAVGLGAAAPAQAAPAEARLAGPQEREFRAQERGRRSRRPNILFILGDDLGWADLSSYGSAHIKTPHLDRLARQGVRFTDAYSGSATCSPTRFSLYTGRYPGRAKGGLAEPIADKSAGLEPTHPTLASLLRGSGYSTALIGKWHCGFLPDYSPTKSGWEEFFGNFGGALEYYSKLGGDGSYDLYEGDAEYKDLRYYTRILTERASEYVSRDHGDKPWLLNLNFTTPHWPWIADGDTEASAEVTRRIKAGDRRALWHEDGGSIEKYKEMVEDLDRSIGEVLRALNRSGQEEDTLVFFSSDNGGERFSHNWPLAGNKSSLQEGGIRVPNIVRWPARLDGGQVSHVPVFTPDWTATLLELAGARANPAYPLDGVSLAGYLLRGEKVAERNLFWRVRGERALRRGDWKYYRGKAGRDQLFNLAGDIREQADKAALEPARLAELRAAWEKTDAGLLPYPG; encoded by the coding sequence GTGACCTCGTACGAACCCAACCTGTCCCGGCGCGCCTTCGGCGGCGCGGTCGGCGTGACCGCGGCCGCCGCGGCCGTGGGGCTGGGCGCCGCCGCCCCGGCCCAGGCCGCGCCCGCCGAAGCCCGGTTGGCGGGCCCGCAGGAGAGGGAGTTCCGGGCGCAGGAGCGGGGCCGCCGCTCCCGCCGCCCGAACATCCTGTTCATCCTCGGGGACGACCTCGGCTGGGCCGACCTGTCCTCGTACGGCTCCGCGCACATCAAGACCCCGCACCTGGACCGGCTCGCCCGCCAGGGCGTCCGCTTCACCGACGCCTACTCCGGCTCCGCCACCTGCTCCCCGACCCGCTTCAGCCTGTACACCGGCCGCTACCCGGGCCGCGCCAAGGGCGGGCTCGCCGAGCCCATCGCCGACAAGTCGGCGGGCCTGGAGCCGACCCACCCGACGCTGGCCTCGCTGCTGCGCGGCTCCGGGTACTCGACCGCGCTCATAGGCAAGTGGCACTGCGGCTTCCTGCCCGACTACAGCCCGACCAAGTCGGGCTGGGAGGAGTTCTTCGGCAACTTCGGCGGGGCGCTGGAGTACTACTCCAAGCTGGGCGGGGACGGCTCGTACGACCTCTACGAGGGCGACGCCGAGTACAAGGACCTGCGCTACTACACGCGGATCCTGACCGAACGGGCGAGTGAGTACGTCTCCCGCGACCACGGCGACAAGCCGTGGCTGCTGAACCTCAACTTCACCACCCCGCACTGGCCGTGGATCGCCGACGGGGACACCGAGGCGAGCGCCGAGGTCACGCGCCGGATCAAGGCCGGCGACAGGCGGGCCCTGTGGCACGAGGACGGCGGGTCCATCGAGAAGTACAAGGAGATGGTGGAGGACCTCGACCGCTCGATCGGCGAGGTGCTGCGGGCCCTCAATCGCTCCGGCCAGGAGGAGGACACCCTGGTCTTCTTCTCCAGCGACAACGGCGGCGAGCGCTTCTCCCACAACTGGCCGCTCGCGGGCAACAAGTCCTCCCTCCAGGAGGGCGGCATCCGCGTCCCGAACATCGTGCGCTGGCCCGCCCGGCTCGACGGCGGCCAGGTCAGCCACGTGCCGGTCTTCACCCCCGACTGGACGGCCACCCTGCTGGAGCTGGCGGGCGCCCGCGCGAACCCGGCGTACCCGCTGGACGGGGTCAGCCTGGCCGGGTACCTGCTGCGCGGCGAGAAGGTCGCCGAGCGCAACCTCTTCTGGCGCGTGCGCGGGGAGCGGGCGCTGCGCCGCGGCGACTGGAAGTACTACCGCGGCAAGGCGGGCCGCGACCAGCTCTTCAACCTGGCCGGGGACATCCGCGAGCAGGCCGACAAGGCGGCCCTGGAGCCGGCCCGCCTGGCCGAGCTGCGGGCGGCCTGGGAGAAGACGGACGCGGGGCTGCTGCCGTACCCGGGCTGA
- a CDS encoding putative leader peptide → MQPLGDRTVTLVARRHVDLVRVASAICRCSA, encoded by the coding sequence ATGCAGCCTCTCGGTGACCGCACCGTCACCCTCGTCGCGCGCCGACACGTGGACCTCGTCCGTGTCGCCAGCGCCATCTGTCGCTGTTCTGCGTAG
- the purF gene encoding amidophosphoribosyltransferase → MPRGDGRLNHDLLPGEKGPQDACGVFGVWAPGEEVAKLTYFGLYALQHRGQESAGIAVSNGSQILVFKDMGLVSQVFDETSLGSLQGHIAVGHARYSTTGASVWENAQPTFRATAHGSIALGHNGNLVNTAELAEMVADLPRQDGRATQVAATNDTDLVTALLAGQTDDDGKPLTIEESATKVLPKVKGAFSLVFMDEGTLYTARDPQGIRPLVLGRLERGWVVASETAALDICGASFVREVEPGELIAIDENGLRTSRFAEAKPKGCVFEYVYLARPDTDIAGRNVYLSRVEMGRRLAKEAPAEADLVISTPESGTPAAVGYAEASGIPYGVGLVKNAYVGRTFIQPSQTIRQLGIRLKLNPLKEVIRGKRLVVVDDSIVRGNTQRALVKMLREAGAAEVHIRISSPPVKWPCFFGIDFATRAELIANGMSVDEIATSLGADSLSYISLDSMIEATTIQKPNLCRACFDGVYPMELPDPQLLGKQLLETELAGGTDAADALRRP, encoded by the coding sequence GTGCCTCGTGGTGATGGACGACTCAACCACGACCTGCTCCCCGGCGAAAAGGGCCCCCAGGACGCTTGCGGCGTCTTCGGTGTCTGGGCTCCGGGTGAAGAGGTCGCCAAGCTCACCTACTTCGGACTGTATGCACTACAGCACCGCGGACAAGAGTCCGCGGGTATCGCTGTGAGCAACGGTTCCCAGATCCTCGTCTTCAAGGACATGGGCCTCGTTTCCCAAGTCTTCGACGAAACCTCTCTCGGCTCGCTCCAGGGTCATATCGCGGTCGGTCACGCCCGCTACTCGACCACTGGTGCCTCCGTCTGGGAGAACGCTCAGCCGACCTTCCGTGCGACCGCCCACGGCTCCATTGCCCTGGGTCACAACGGCAACCTGGTGAACACCGCCGAGTTGGCCGAGATGGTCGCCGACCTCCCCCGTCAGGACGGCCGCGCCACCCAGGTGGCGGCCACCAACGACACCGACCTGGTCACCGCCCTCCTGGCCGGCCAGACGGACGACGACGGCAAGCCCCTGACCATCGAGGAGTCGGCCACCAAGGTCCTCCCGAAGGTGAAGGGCGCCTTCTCGCTCGTCTTCATGGACGAGGGAACGCTCTACACCGCCCGTGACCCGCAGGGCATCCGCCCGCTGGTCCTCGGCCGCCTGGAGCGCGGCTGGGTGGTGGCGAGCGAGACCGCCGCCCTCGACATCTGCGGCGCCAGCTTCGTCCGCGAGGTCGAGCCGGGCGAGCTGATCGCGATCGACGAGAACGGTCTGCGGACCTCTCGTTTCGCGGAAGCAAAGCCCAAGGGCTGTGTCTTCGAGTACGTCTACCTGGCGCGCCCGGACACCGACATCGCCGGCCGGAACGTCTACCTCTCGCGTGTCGAGATGGGACGGCGCCTGGCCAAGGAAGCCCCGGCCGAGGCCGACCTGGTGATATCGACGCCGGAATCGGGCACGCCCGCCGCCGTCGGCTACGCCGAGGCCAGCGGGATCCCGTACGGCGTGGGCCTGGTCAAGAACGCCTACGTGGGCCGGACCTTCATCCAGCCCTCGCAGACGATCCGCCAGCTCGGCATCCGCCTCAAGCTCAACCCCCTCAAGGAAGTCATCCGGGGCAAGCGCCTGGTGGTCGTGGACGACTCGATCGTCCGCGGCAACACCCAGCGCGCCCTGGTCAAGATGCTCCGCGAGGCCGGCGCGGCGGAGGTCCACATCCGGATCTCCTCGCCGCCGGTGAAGTGGCCGTGCTTCTTCGGCATCGACTTCGCCACCCGGGCCGAGCTGATCGCCAACGGCATGTCGGTCGACGAGATCGCCACGTCGCTGGGTGCGGACTCGCTCTCGTACATCTCGCTCGACTCGATGATCGAGGCGACGACCATCCAGAAGCCCAACCTCTGCCGTGCCTGCTTCGACGGCGTGTACCCCATGGAACTGCCTGACCCGCAGCTCCTGGGCAAGCAGCTCCTGGAGACGGAGCTGGCCGGCGGCACCGACGCCGCCGACGCCCTCCGGCGCCCGTAG